A single genomic interval of Longimicrobium sp. harbors:
- a CDS encoding Trm112 family protein, protein MIEQWLLDLLVCPKCKGDLTYEREPEALVCPACRLRYPVRENIPILLIDEAEPLA, encoded by the coding sequence GTGATCGAGCAGTGGCTGCTGGACCTGCTGGTGTGCCCCAAGTGCAAGGGGGACCTGACGTACGAGCGCGAGCCCGAGGCGCTGGTGTGCCCCGCCTGCCGCCTGCGCTACCCGGTGCGCGAGAACATCCCGATCCTGCTGATCGACGAGGCCGAGCCGCTCGCCTGA